From Tachypleus tridentatus isolate NWPU-2018 chromosome 8, ASM421037v1, whole genome shotgun sequence, a single genomic window includes:
- the LOC143223674 gene encoding uncharacterized protein LOC143223674 isoform X1 — protein MKSCDGNHFHGCHGLIQEDSHSEIRKSHLLKTSNIFGKNLKQYVIPYTEEKPYSCGICGKEFVRSFNLKIHQRIHTGEKPYSCVACGKEFITNSNMKKHNVIHTGEKPYSCVVCGKYFGSRSYIKMHERIHSGEKPYTCILCGKQFGRSSQLTTHERIHTGEKPYSCVLCGKQFGRSGQLRRHQRIHTAFDVSPFLTKNLKRKYTESQPEQRWTLVQLLDWWLHLRFYGNGYFLYFAIFSTNRTESTLMKH, from the exons ATGAAAAGTTGTGATGGAAATCATTTTCATGGTTGTCATGGTTTAATACAAGAAGATTCTCATTCAGAAATCAGGAAATCTCATTTGCTCAAAACTAgtaatatttttggaaaaaatcTCAAACAGTATGTGATACCTTATACTgaggagaaaccatacagttgtggaATCTGTGGAAAAGAATTTGTAAGAAGTTTCAACCTAAAAATACATCAGaggatacacactggggagaaaccatacagttgtgtagCATGTGGCAAGGAATTTATAACAAACAGTAACATGAAAAAGCATAATGTTATACATACTGGTGAAAAACCATACAGCTGTGTAGTGTGTGGTAAGTATTTTGGAAGTAGAAGTTACATAAAAATGCATGAGAGAATACActctggagagaaaccatacaccTGTATATTGTGTGGTAAACAATTTGGAAGAAGTAGTCAGTTAACAACACATGAAAGgatacacactggtgagaaaccttacagttgtgtgTTGTGCGGTAAACAGTTTGGAAGAAGTGGTCAACTGAGAAGACATCAGAGAATTCATACAG CTTTTGATGTTTCTCCATTTTTGACCAAAAACCTGAAAAGGAAATATACTGAATCTCAGCCTGAACAAAGATGGACATTAGTTCAACTTCTAGACTGGTGGTTACACTTACGTTTTTATGGAAatggatattttttatattttgcaatatttaGCACAAACAGAACAGAGTCAACTTTGATGAAGCACTGA
- the LOC143223674 gene encoding uncharacterized protein LOC143223674 isoform X2, with protein sequence MKSCDGNHFHGCHGLIQEDSHSEIRKSHLLKTSNIFGKNLKQYVIPYTEEKPYSCGICGKEFVRSFNLKIHQRIHTGEKPYSCVACGKEFITNSNMKKHNVIHTGEKPYSCVVCGKYFGSRSYIKMHERIHSGEKPYTCILCGKQFGRSSQLTTHERIHTGEKPYSCVLCGKQFGRSGQLRRHQRIHTDATSHMMALPSVSAATSSTYPRFQQDRDYFHCCSCFKEKKYRKCESRYQ encoded by the exons ATGAAAAGTTGTGATGGAAATCATTTTCATGGTTGTCATGGTTTAATACAAGAAGATTCTCATTCAGAAATCAGGAAATCTCATTTGCTCAAAACTAgtaatatttttggaaaaaatcTCAAACAGTATGTGATACCTTATACTgaggagaaaccatacagttgtggaATCTGTGGAAAAGAATTTGTAAGAAGTTTCAACCTAAAAATACATCAGaggatacacactggggagaaaccatacagttgtgtagCATGTGGCAAGGAATTTATAACAAACAGTAACATGAAAAAGCATAATGTTATACATACTGGTGAAAAACCATACAGCTGTGTAGTGTGTGGTAAGTATTTTGGAAGTAGAAGTTACATAAAAATGCATGAGAGAATACActctggagagaaaccatacaccTGTATATTGTGTGGTAAACAATTTGGAAGAAGTAGTCAGTTAACAACACATGAAAGgatacacactggtgagaaaccttacagttgtgtgTTGTGCGGTAAACAGTTTGGAAGAAGTGGTCAACTGAGAAGACATCAGAGAATTCATACAG atgcCACTTCTCATATGATGGCTTTACCTTCAGTTTCTGCCGCCACTAGTTCCACTtacccaaggtttcaacaggatCGTGACTACTTCCACTGTTGCAGCTGCTTCAAAGAAAAGAAGTACCGGAAGTGTGAGTCGAGGTATCAGTGA